The following coding sequences are from one Formosa haliotis window:
- the prfA gene encoding peptide chain release factor 1, producing the protein MLDKLQIVKQRFDEVSDLIIQPDIITDQKRYVQLNKEYKDLKALMDKREEYITLMENIKESEDIIADGSDAEMVDMAKMQYDEAKSRIPVLEEEIKFMLIPKDPEDTKNAVVELRAGTGGDEASIFAGDLFRMYTKYCEGRGWNVSTVDFSEGTNGGFKEIQFEVSGEDVYGTLKFEAGVHRVQRVPQTETQGRVHTSAATVMVFPEAEEFDIEINPKEVRIDFFCSSGPGGQSVNTTYSAVRLTHIPTGLVAQCQDQKSQHKNKEKAFKVLRSRLYEMELAKKNAEDAAKRGTMVTSGDRSAKIRTYNYPQGRVTDHRIGLTLYDLSNIVNGDIQRIIDELMLAENTEKLKANDDVI; encoded by the coding sequence ATGTTAGACAAGTTACAAATAGTAAAACAACGTTTTGATGAGGTGAGTGATTTAATCATTCAGCCTGATATTATTACAGATCAAAAACGTTACGTGCAATTAAATAAGGAGTATAAAGATCTAAAAGCTTTAATGGATAAACGTGAGGAATATATAACCTTAATGGAAAATATTAAAGAATCTGAAGATATTATAGCCGATGGTAGTGATGCAGAAATGGTCGATATGGCCAAAATGCAATACGATGAAGCCAAGTCTCGTATACCAGTTTTAGAAGAGGAAATTAAGTTTATGCTTATTCCAAAAGATCCGGAAGATACTAAAAATGCCGTTGTAGAACTACGTGCAGGAACAGGAGGAGATGAAGCCAGTATTTTTGCAGGAGATTTATTTAGAATGTATACCAAATACTGCGAAGGTCGAGGATGGAATGTAAGCACAGTAGATTTTAGTGAAGGTACAAACGGAGGTTTTAAAGAAATTCAGTTTGAAGTTTCTGGAGAAGATGTGTACGGTACTTTGAAATTTGAAGCCGGTGTGCATCGTGTACAACGTGTGCCACAAACAGAAACTCAAGGGCGTGTTCATACAAGTGCAGCAACTGTAATGGTTTTTCCTGAAGCAGAAGAATTTGATATTGAAATTAATCCGAAAGAGGTAAGAATTGACTTTTTCTGTTCGTCAGGGCCAGGAGGACAATCGGTAAACACAACATATTCGGCTGTGCGTTTAACGCATATTCCAACAGGTTTGGTGGCCCAATGTCAAGATCAGAAATCACAACACAAAAATAAGGAAAAGGCATTTAAGGTGTTGCGTTCTCGTTTATACGAAATGGAACTTGCTAAAAAGAATGCCGAAGATGCAGCTAAACGTGGTACGATGGTAACTTCTGGAGACCGTAGTGCTAAGATTAGAACTTACAACTATCCGCAAGGGCGTGTAACCGATCATAGAATTGGATTAACGCTTTACGATTTATCTAATATTGTAAACGGCGATATACAACGAATTATAGACGAATTAATGTTAGCAGAAAACACTGAAAAGTTAAAAGCTAACGATGATGTAATTTAA
- the pyrF gene encoding orotidine-5'-phosphate decarboxylase, with amino-acid sequence MTTQELIEQIRLKNSFLTIGLDVDLNKIPKHLLDTEDPIFEFNKAIIDATHHLCVAYKPNTAFYEAYGLKGWRALEKTINYLNDNHPEIFTIADAKRGDIGNTSTMYAKAFLEDLAFDSVTVAPYMGKDSVEPFLAFKDKHTILLALTSNQGAFDFQTKTIDGKEVYKQVLETSKTWEHAEQLMYVVGATKAEYLTDIRKIIPESFLLVPGVGAQGGSLQEVCKYGMTDNIGLLINSSRGIIYASNGTDFAEAAAKNAAILQRDMEAILKAQ; translated from the coding sequence GTGACTACACAAGAACTTATAGAACAAATCCGATTAAAGAATTCATTTTTAACTATTGGATTAGATGTCGATTTAAATAAAATTCCAAAACATTTATTAGACACCGAAGACCCTATTTTCGAATTCAATAAAGCTATTATAGATGCTACGCATCATTTGTGTGTGGCTTATAAACCCAATACCGCTTTTTACGAAGCTTATGGTTTAAAAGGATGGAGAGCTTTAGAGAAAACTATTAATTATTTAAATGACAATCACCCCGAAATATTTACTATTGCTGATGCTAAACGAGGAGATATAGGGAATACAAGTACCATGTATGCTAAAGCCTTTTTAGAAGATCTAGCATTCGATAGTGTAACAGTAGCACCGTATATGGGAAAGGATTCTGTGGAGCCATTTTTAGCTTTTAAAGATAAACATACCATTTTGTTGGCTTTAACCTCTAATCAAGGGGCATTCGATTTTCAGACCAAAACTATAGACGGCAAAGAAGTATATAAGCAGGTACTAGAAACCTCTAAAACATGGGAACATGCAGAGCAATTAATGTATGTTGTAGGTGCTACCAAAGCCGAATATTTAACAGACATCAGAAAAATAATTCCAGAGAGTTTTCTGTTAGTTCCTGGAGTTGGAGCTCAAGGCGGAAGCTTACAAGAAGTGTGTAAATACGGTATGACAGACAATATAGGCTTGTTAATTAATTCGTCTCGCGGAATTATTTACGCTTCAAATGGAACCGATTTTGCCGAGGCAGCAGCAAAAAATGCAGCAATACTTCAGCGAGATATGGAAGCTATTTTAAAAGCTCAATAA